Proteins encoded in a region of the Geobacillus genomosp. 3 genome:
- a CDS encoding YrhC family protein, giving the protein MNKEQRNDWRAKAGDFKTYSLVLFALGAFFYLGTIIPGALEAAKKPVALLAVGGCFAAALYCSQRSAAYARRLEEEENSLK; this is encoded by the coding sequence ATGAACAAGGAGCAACGAAACGACTGGCGCGCGAAGGCAGGCGATTTTAAGACATACAGCCTCGTCTTGTTCGCGCTTGGTGCGTTTTTCTATTTAGGTACGATCATCCCGGGGGCGCTTGAGGCGGCAAAAAAACCAGTTGCTTTGCTGGCAGTTGGCGGCTGTTTTGCCGCTGCCTTGTATTGTTCGCAGCGTTCCGCCGCTTACGCCCGCCGGCTTGAAGAAGAGGAGAACTCGTTAAAATAG